The following coding sequences are from one Poecilia reticulata strain Guanapo linkage group LG18, Guppy_female_1.0+MT, whole genome shotgun sequence window:
- the LOC103480894 gene encoding zyxin-like yields the protein MNCIRSCWDREDRKGVYSCPQCRKKFPXRPGLVKNIVLAELVEDLKKIGLQAAPAGHYYAGPEDVACDVCSGRKRKAVKSCLVCLASFCEKHIQPHYESFTFSKHKLVEVSAKPQQNFSSRHDEVRKILFDKYKRDRNEAERTEKPEFEVMRQQLKQRFQNREKDVKLLQQKMECISVSDDKTEEDSKASFPSSDKRRVKSRPLSVPLPPGPDPVPAGGVSPNMKKLIKNFNKDQPAPVPTSIPTKICGKCGKDLSSTEPALKAMGKLFHPSCFCCKSCHRPLQGMQFYVKEGSPECKCCYVTFLPPCSKCGEKITDRILKAMGKCFHVRCFLCSTCSCNLDGLPFIAGEDDKPYCVQDYHKRFSPQCETCKEPIVPALGSEETVKLVALGKNYHIKCYQCEDCARPFSSEVDKYQGHPVDGRILCTKCHTKRTKM from the coding sequence atgaaCTGCATCAGATCTTGCTGGGATCGGGAGGATCGAAAAGGAGTCTATAGCTGCCCTCAGTGCAGGAAAAAGTTCCCAAMGAGGCCWGGACTGGTGAAAAACATTGTGTTAGCAGAGTTGGTGGAGGATCTTAAGAAGATTGGACTACAAGCAGCTCCGGCTGGTCACTACTACGCTGGACCTGAAGACGTCGCCTGTGATGTCTGcagtgggaggaagaggaaagctGTCAAGTCCTGTCTGGTCTGTTTAGCCTCGTTTTGTGAGAAACACATCCAACCTCATTATGAGTCTTTTACTTTTAGTAAACATAAACTTGTTGAAGTTTCAGCGAAGCCCCAGCAGAACTTCAGCTCTCGTCATGATGAGGTGAGGAAGATTTTATTCGATAAATATAAAAGAGATCGAAATGAAGCAGAAAGGACAGAGAAACCGGAGTTTGAGGTGATGCGACAACAACTTAAGCAGAGATTTCAGAACCGTGAGAAAGATGTGAAACTGCTTCAGCAGAAGATGGAGTGCATCAGCGTCTCTGATGATAAAACAGAGGAGGACAGCAAGGCGTCATTTCCCTCCTCTGACAAAAGGAGGGTGAAGAGCAGACCTTTATCTGTGCCGCTACCTCCTGGTCCAGACCCAGTCCCAGCTGGTGGTGTCTCTCCAAACATGAAGAAACTGAtcaaaaacttcaacaaagaCCAACCAGCACCTGTACCCACCTCCATTCCAACAAAGATTTGTGGGAAATGTGGCAAGGATCTGTCCAGCACTGAACCAGCTTTGAAGGCAATGGGCAAACTCTTCCACCCCAgctgtttctgctgcaaaaGCTGTCATCGCCCCCTGCAGGGCATGCAGTTCTATGTCAAGGAAGGCTCTCCAGAGTGTAAATGTTGCTATGTGACTTTCCTGCCTCCCTGCTCTAAATGTGGAGAGAAAATCACTGATCGTATCCTGAAGGCCATGGGAAAGTGCTTCCATGTCCGATGCTTCCTGTGCAGCACCTGCTCCTGCAACCTGGATGGACTCCCATTTATCGCAGGTGAAGACGACAAGCCCTACTGCGTACAGGATTACCACAAGCGTTTCTCTCCTCAGTGTGAAACCTGTAAAGAACCCATTGTTCCGGCTCTGGGCAGTGAAGAAACTGTGAAACTGGTGGCTCTGGGGAAGAACTACCACATCAAGTGTTACCAATGTGAGGACTGTGCTCGTCCATTTTCATCTGAAGTAGATAAATATCAAGGTCATCCTGTGGATGGCAGGATTCTGTGTACTAAGTGTCACACCAAGAGGACCAAgatgtga
- the LOC103480828 gene encoding tripartite motif-containing protein 16-like — protein MAQRGNLIEPDKYSCSICLDLLKDPVTIPCGHSYCMNCIKDFWDGEDQRRINSCPQCRKKFSSRLVLMKNFMFAELVEDLKKTGLQAAPADHCYAGPEDVACDVCTGRKMKAVKSCLVCLVSYCGNHLQPHYDVPGLKKHKLVNPSKNLQDNICSRHDEVMKIFCRTDQQSICYLCTMEEHKGHETVPAAAERAEKQKKLQVSRQQIHQRIQDQKKDVKLLQHELEAINVSADKAVEDSEKIFTELIRLLQERSSXXKQQIRSQQETEVSRVKDVQXKLEQEISELKRKDAELEQLSHTEDHNQFLLNYPSLPALSESTHSSSVKICPLRFFRNVTANVSELRDKLQNVLRDTWTNIELIMPVVDVLQPKSEPEPKNKAGFLKYSQEITLDPNTANRKLVLSQGNKKATLMEQQQSYPDHPDRFTDCDQVLSKESLNERCYWEVQWRGGGVNIAVSYKNISRAGWSKECLFGFNDKSWLLCCDTESYTFYNSGVKTPVSGPVSSRIGVYLDHRAGILCFYSVSKTMILLHRVQTRFTQPLHAGIQPYYGSTAEFRKLK, from the coding sequence ATGGCACAACGAGGAAATCTGATAGAACCAGATAAATACTCTTGTTCCATTTGTTTGGATCTACTGAAGGATCCGGTGACTATTCCCTGTGGACACAGTTACTGTATGAACTGTATCAAAGACTTCTGGGATGGAGAAGATCAGAGGAGAATCAACAGCTGCCCTCAGTGCAGGAAAAAGTTCTCATCAAGGCTTGTCTTGATGAAAAACTTCATGTTCGCAGAGTTGGTGGAAGATCTGAAGAAGACTGGACTCCAAGCTGCTCCAGCTGATCACtgctatgctggacctgaagatgtggcctgtgaCGTCTGCACTGGGAGGAAGATGAAAGCTGTCAAGTCTTGTTTGGTCTGTTTGGTTTCTTACTGTGGGAATCATCTCCAACCTCATTATGATGTCCCTGGATTGaagaaacacaagctggtgAATCCCTCCAAGAATCTCCAGGACAACATCTGCTCTCGTCAtgatgaggtgatgaagatcTTCTGTCGTACTGATCAGCAGTCTATCTGTTATCTCTGCACTATGGAGGAACATAAAGGCCATGAAACAgtcccagctgcagcagaaagggctgagaagcagaagaagctcCAGGTGAGTCGACAACAAATCCATCAGAGAATCCAGGACCAAAAGAAAGATGTGAAGCTGCTTCAACATGAGTTGGAGGCCATCAATGTCTCTGCTGATAAAGCAGTGGAGGACAGTGAGAAGATCTTCACTGAGCTGATCCGTCTCCTCCAGGAAAGAAGCTCTGAKRtgaagcagcagatcagatcccagcaggaaactgaagtgagtcGAGTCAAAGATGTTCAGRagaagctggagcaggagatcagtgagctgaagaggaaagacgctgagctggagcagctctcacacacagaggatcacaaccagtttctcctcaactaCCCCTCACTGCCAGCACTCAGTGAGTCGACACACTCATCCAGCGTCAAGATTTGTCCTCTGAGATTCTTTAGGAATGTGACAGCAAAtgtgtcagagctcagagacaaactacagAACGTCCTGAGAGACACATGGACAAACATTGAACTGATCATGCCTGTGGTGGATGTTTTACAACcaaaatcagaaccagaaccaaagaacaaagctgggttcttaaaatattcacaagaaatcactctggatccaaacacagcaaatagGAAGCTGGTGTTATCTcaaggaaacaaaaaagcaacactaATGGAACAGCAACAGTCTTATCctgatcatccagacagattcactgATTGTGATCAAGTTCTGAGCAAAGAGAGTCTGAATGAacgttgttactgggaggttcagtggagaggaggaggggttAATATCGCAGTTTCATACAAGAATATTAGCAGAGCAGGATGGTCAAAGGaatgtttatttggatttaatgaCAAGTCCTGGTTATTATGCTGTGACACAGaaagttacacattttataACAGTGGAGTTAAAACTCCAGTAtcaggtccagtttcctccagaatAGGAGTGTACCTGGACCACAGAGCAGGTATTCTGTGTTTCTACAGCGTCTCTAAAACCATGATTCtcctccacagagtccagaccagattcactcAGCCTCTGCATGCTGGAATTCAGCCATATTACGGATCCACTGCTGAATTCaggaaattaaaatag